TCGCACATGTTCATCTTTACCAGTAAGAAGGAAAAGCAATTTACTTTATTTACTTACAGCATGCATGCAGCCATTACAATTGGATCAGGCACTCGTTTAATCGATGTAAAGGATAACTACACCAAATGGGGCATGAAGGACGCAGCAAGCCAGAGAGCTAGATTAACGTGGATGCTGCAAGAAGGGGAGCGCAAAGAGTTTGCCCGGCTTCACCATTTCATGACTGCCTTGTCGGAATCAGGGCGAAAGGAATATATCGACTCCTTGGAATCAGATCAGGAACGCATCGCCAAGGCGAAGGTTGTTCAATTCTATATGCGTAGGCTCCCGGCGGAAGGGATCGCCGCCTATGATTATACCTGGGCTTCCTTTTTAAGTCGTGGGAAAGGGGACTACGGCTATATCAGCAAAGAAGAAGCGAGACAGTTTCAGCTACAAGCAGTCCGACAAACACAACAAGCCTATAACAATTGGGGCGAGTTTTTTACGGGATATATCGCCGGCTATCAATTTATGACTGCACAGACATCGCTGGATTACCTGCGCGAATATGAGTGGGAATTTACCCGCCACTTTGTTTCTAAGCACAGCACAATTGTAAAAACGGATTGGCATACAGACTTTTACGATCTCTGATGAAAGAAGAAGCTCTCCCCAATTTTTGGGTAAGAGCTTTTTTACTTTCGTCCTACTTCTGCTTCTGTCCAACCAAACCAAAGAAAAACATATCCACCCATTGCTCCATACTCAGCGTTACTCGATCACGATTCGACGCTTCCCAATGGCGTCCCAGCTCATTTTTGTACATCGTGAAGTACATCATCATCATTTCTTCTGTCAAATCACGCTGAATATAACCTTCCTGCTTCCCTAGCGCGACAAACCTCGTAAAAAAATGCCTGATTTTTTGCTCGTATTCGCTTTCGATTCGTTGCAGCAAACCACTGAGTTCAGAAAAGGGGGCGTTCTGAAGCTCGTCCGTGAGGGTATGCAAATTCTTGGCTTCCAACAGCATGATGTCCTTTGTCTTTTCAGGAAAAGAACTCCCCGAATCGAGAATTCTCTCGTACTGCTCTAACTGCTTGTCCATCCAATTCATTAGCATGTCCGCGTAGAGCTGTTCTTTTGTCCCAAAGTAGTTATAAATGGTCGCCGGAGAAACCTTCGCGTTCTGCGCAATTTCATTTACGCTGACTTTTTGAAAGCCATGCTTAGAGAACAATTGAAAAGCGGC
This genomic stretch from Brevibacillus brevis harbors:
- a CDS encoding DUF1266 domain-containing protein yields the protein MFIFTSKKEKQFTLFTYSMHAAITIGSGTRLIDVKDNYTKWGMKDAASQRARLTWMLQEGERKEFARLHHFMTALSESGRKEYIDSLESDQERIAKAKVVQFYMRRLPAEGIAAYDYTWASFLSRGKGDYGYISKEEARQFQLQAVRQTQQAYNNWGEFFTGYIAGYQFMTAQTSLDYLREYEWEFTRHFVSKHSTIVKTDWHTDFYDL
- a CDS encoding TetR/AcrR family transcriptional regulator, which translates into the protein MNGFERRKQNKIDQIYSAAFQLFSKHGFQKVSVNEIAQNAKVSPATIYNYFGTKEQLYADMLMNWMDKQLEQYERILDSGSSFPEKTKDIMLLEAKNLHTLTDELQNAPFSELSGLLQRIESEYEQKIRHFFTRFVALGKQEGYIQRDLTEEMMMMYFTMYKNELGRHWEASNRDRVTLSMEQWVDMFFFGLVGQKQK